A region of the Candidatus Hydrogenedentota bacterium genome:
GCGGCCCCATTTGCTGGTCATGCTGGCGCGCCAGTTGGTCGCCGTCTCGGTGATTCTCGTGTGCCTCGAATTGGCGGACCGGTTTCGGAGCTCGCGCATCATTGACGCGCTGGCCACCACCGGACGCATGTCCCTCACGCACTACCTTGCGCACACAACGCTGGTCCTGGGGCCCATGCTGGCATTGGACATCCTGCAACAAAGCCGAACGACCTCGTTCCTCATATCCTGCGGCTTCTTTGCCGCCGCAGTCACGTTCTCGGTGCTCTACTCGAGACGGCACACACTGGGGCCACTCGAAGCCTTGATGCGCCGGGTCACCGGGTAGGGAAGCTTAGGGTTTGGCATGCGCATCCTCCTCCGCCATCACTTCGGCCTCAAATTCGAGAAGGCGTCGGTCCAGATCAGCAAATTTTGCCGCGTTATTGAGTCTATGGGCGCGCCAGCGCGCATATTCTTCGATTGTTTCTCTTTGGTCCTCGTCCGCGAATTCCCTGCGAAACCCCTGTATTGAGAGCGCGCGATCGCCTCCATGGCCAAAAAACACGGATGGCATTCCCGGGATGCCAAACCCCCATTGATCCAGCTCGAAACGCCTGTGGGCATTAACGCCGTTCGGGGTGTCCCACCAGGGCAGGGTGACCAACAGCCTGATGCGCCAGCCCGCAACCTCTCCGTTTCGGTTGAGAATCGGCACAGCCCTTAGGCAACGCACATCCCCGAGTGTCATGGCCGGCCCCCATTTCAAGTCCCAGCAAGAAAACAAACCGCCGATCATGCTGTCAGGAATAACACCAAATTGCGTTACAGCGCCGTCCCGCACATGGGCAATCAGCGCCGCCTCTATTTCGGCTCTTTTTTTTTCGTACTCTTGGTTCATGCCTTTGCCACCACGACATCTTCGACCAAGCGGCCATCGCTTAGGTGTGTGATTCCAGACTTCCCAAACTCTTCAAGGACCTTCTTTCTGAACGACTCGTCAGCCGTCACCACCAAATCCAAGTCCTCAAGGACCGACACGCTTTCATTTGCTCTTCTTTTGGCTGGGTGTCTGGGACAAGGCACTTGCCGCCGCTGACTTTGATGTCTTGCCTGTGCGGCCATCCTTCAGCACCTTGGACGCCGCTGTGGCGGCTTTGGGGCTGGTCACCTTGACTGGTGAGCTCTTTTGTGACAGGGCACTGGCTGCGGCGGTTTTTGACTTCCCACCCGTTGCAGTGCTGGCCAGCGTTTTTCCCGCCTTGCTTGCCGCCGTCGTTCCGGTTACTTTTCTGCATGCCATCTTGTTTTCCCTCCATTTTGTAAACAATCGTCTTTCTTAACCACACTGGTTAATGCCAAATAATATCAGATACCCATTTGTCATTCAGGCGCTTTGGCGTCGCCGTTGTCCTTGTCTGCCTCACAGCATGATTCACCCAGAATCACCTCCTCGACCATACGCTTGGCCTCGTCGAGCAGACGGCGCGCCTCTCGGCGGGCGACGAAGGACTCACGCACTTTCGAAACAATGGCGGTTGGCGTTTCATCGCCGGGCAGGGCAATGGGGATTTTCATCAGGTCGGCGGTCGAGATGGCCGGGTACATGCTTGCCGTGGTGTGCAGGTCGAGCAGTTCGCAGATAAGCGGAATACGGAGAAAGACGAGCAGCAATTCCGGCGCGATGTCCAGTGGCGTCAACACGGCGAAACCAGACGAACAGACATGGCCGCCCTGGTCGTCGGCGATGATGGCCGACAGGCGGCGGATGGGGCGCACGGTGCTTGTAATCACGTCGCCCGGCTTGACGATCCAGGTGGCGCGGCTGGGCGCTTCCCCGCCCGCGACGGGGCTTGCCTCGACCGTGCCGTTGCCGGTCACGTCGGCGATCTCGATGTATTGGAACGCGACACCCGGCTTGGGCTTGAAGCGGCGTTTGGCGAGCTTCGCCACGTCGCCCAGCGTCAGTCCGTCGCGCGATAGGGCGGCCAGCAGGTTTTGCGTGCGCGGGCTGAAGTACTCCGCGTCGAAGCGGGCGGCGGCTTCGAGGTCGGCGTAGGGCCGCTCGTAGTAAAGCCGCGCCGTCAGGTCCAGCCCGTCCAACCCCAACGCCGACGACAACAAACCCTCCGCTGCGGCATAAAGGCGCTTCGATTCTTCAAGTGAGCTACGACATTCTCGTACCATCTGAGTAACCGCAGCCTCAGTTGAAACAGACGGCCTAACGAACGGAAGGGAGAGAACATCTTCCTCAGCCACGGCTGGATACATCGTGGCCGTTGTCTCGCGATCCAAGAGCGAAATGATGACTTCAGATTTCAGAAAAGCGAATAGGAACTCCGGGGACATGCCAATGGCTCTAAGCGGCAAGAAGCCAGAGGAACAGACGGTCCTTGGTTGAATATCATTCAATAGTGCTGTCGCACTGCGGATAGGCCGGACTGTTGAAAGAAGGATTGTATCGTTATCCACCTTGAATTGAGCGCGTGTAGGCGCTTCGGAATCTTCAAGACATTGAGAATGCCATTCCCCATTCGTAGTGGATACGCTCGATATGTCGATATAGTTGAATGCACTCCCCGGTGATGGTTTGAACTTGCGCTTCCTCGGCAGGGCAAAGTCCCCCAGCGTGCCATTTGCGCGTTCTCGAATGCGGGCCACGATTTCCAGATACCACGGCTGATAGTATTCGGCGTCAAGTCGCCGTGTTCGAGAGAGCACCGCTGTGTCTACTTCGCTCCACACCGCCATCATTCGTCCTCCCCGTCTTCGCAGAAGGCGAAGCCCTGTTTGCGGCCCCATTCGCGGAAGGCGTCGGCGATGCCGGGGCGGTCGGGAACATGGGGCAGTTTGGCGGTGTATTCGGCCTCGATTTCCCGCTTCGGTCCTTCGCCGTGCGCAAGGGCGATGCGCTGTTTGCGCTGGTCGCCCAAGTAGCGTCGCAGGTTAAACAAGTCATGGTCCACCATGGGGTGGCCGTGCAGATCGTAGAGGTGGCGGCCCTTGCCGTCGCCGAGGTAGACATATTCGCCGGAGTTGTCCTTGCCGCCCTGCTGGCTGACGGCGAAGAAGACAGGGTAGTCGTCGAGGCGCGGACAGCGAAGACGTGGCGGGGCCTTTTTGTCGTCGTTCCATTTCTGGACGAAAAGGATGCTGGTTTTTGTACCGGTGTGGGGCTTGAAGGTGTTGCCGTGCAGTCCGACCACGGCAAGAATGCGTGCATGTTCTGCGATGAAATCGCGAATGGCCTTGTCGGTGGTGTTGTTCATGCGGCCCTGGGGCAGGACAATGGCCATGCGCCCGCCGGGTTTGAGGAATTCGAGGTTGCGCTGGATAAAGAGCACGTCGCGCCCGACCTTGTTCTGCCATTTTCCATTGGGCTTTTTCGCCAGATCGAACTGGTGAAGGATGCGCGAGTCCTGGATGTCTCCCGCGAATGGGGGATTGGTCAGGAGGACATCGAAATCAAAATGGCGGAAATGTTCCTGGTTCCAGTGGTCGCGGGTGGAGTCCTGCGGGAAGCGGGCCAGGCGCGGGCGCAGGCCGACCTTGATCTCGTCGGACCAGCCGCGCGGGTCGAGCGTGTTGGCACGGAATACATTGGTGCGCCCGTCGCCCGCGATGAGGTTTAGGGCCTTGGCAATCTTGATCGAGCGCGGGTCGAAGTCGAGGGCGTAGACCTTTTCCGCGGCGTAGTCGGCCTGCCACTTGCTTGGGCCGTCGGCGGTGAACTCGTTTCCCCAGACATTGAAGATGGTGTGGACCGTGAAGCCGCAGGAGCCGGCCGCGGTGTCTATGACCAGTTCGTCAATGCCGGGGTCGAGCATTTTGACGGCCATGTCAATGACATGGCGCGGCGTGAAATACTGGCCCTTCTTTCCCTTGCCGATTTCCACGGAAAGATACTCGAAGGCCTCGTCAATGACCTGGAGGTTCGAGTTGAAGAGTTTGACGTTTTCCAGGTAGGAGCCGCAGGTGACGAGGTGTTCGGGGGTGAGGTCTATATGGTCGCCTTCGGGGAAGACGCCGGGCCATTTTTTGCGCGCCTGGTCGAAGAGGTCGTTGATCTTGCGCTTGAATTCTGTGGGCGTCGCTCCGCCGACCCGGAACTGTAGATATTTTTTGGCGCTTCCGCCCTGGGCGGCCTGCGCCTCGTCATACAGTTTTGCATAGATGAGTTTGAAGACTTCCTCGAAGGCGTCCACGCCGGCGTTGGCGAGGACGAGGTTTTCCATGTCGAGAATGATCTTTTTGAGCGTGGTCTGTTCCCTGACCAGCACATTGTGTTTTGCCAGGTCGTCGAGAGTCCAGCGTTCGTCGAGCAGTTCGGAGAGGGTTTGCCCGATGCGGGGAATGTCGGGGAGGCTCTGGAAGTAGTTGGGGTCGCGGCGGTGGAGGAGGATGATCTCGCCGCCGTTGGTCCACACACCTATGGGCGCGCCTTCGGCGTGGCAGTAACTCTTGAGCTGCTCAAGGCCCTCGGAGCGCTTGGGCTTTTTGCATTCGATGACGACGAAGACCGTGTCTGGGGCGTCCTTGTCCCAGATCACGATGTCGGCGGCCTTGTCGTGGACGGCGGAGCCGAACTGGACGGGTTTTTCAACGGCGATGCGTTCGGGTGGATAACCGTAGTCGTCCATGAGCATCTTGAGATAGAGTTGCCGGACAATTTCCTCGGGCTTGGCGGGGCGGTCCTTGCCTGTGGCAAAACACTTGAGATAGGGCTTTCCGCGCAGCAGGAAGATTTCGAGCGCCGCAACCGTCTTTGGGTTGAAGATGGTCAGGGCGTGTGAGGTCCCGCGCAGGATTTCGTCAACTGTCGGCGGTTTTTTCACCGCATCTTTGCCGTTATCGCTCATTTTTGTTTGAATGCCTCCAGCGTCTTGTCGCCGCTCATGGTGTCTCCCTGGGATGAGTCTCCGGAATCCCTGGGAACATTCTACACGGTTGGCGGGGCGCAGTCATCCTTTGCGGC
Encoded here:
- a CDS encoding N-6 DNA methylase, which gives rise to MSDNGKDAVKKPPTVDEILRGTSHALTIFNPKTVAALEIFLLRGKPYLKCFATGKDRPAKPEEIVRQLYLKMLMDDYGYPPERIAVEKPVQFGSAVHDKAADIVIWDKDAPDTVFVVIECKKPKRSEGLEQLKSYCHAEGAPIGVWTNGGEIILLHRRDPNYFQSLPDIPRIGQTLSELLDERWTLDDLAKHNVLVREQTTLKKIILDMENLVLANAGVDAFEEVFKLIYAKLYDEAQAAQGGSAKKYLQFRVGGATPTEFKRKINDLFDQARKKWPGVFPEGDHIDLTPEHLVTCGSYLENVKLFNSNLQVIDEAFEYLSVEIGKGKKGQYFTPRHVIDMAVKMLDPGIDELVIDTAAGSCGFTVHTIFNVWGNEFTADGPSKWQADYAAEKVYALDFDPRSIKIAKALNLIAGDGRTNVFRANTLDPRGWSDEIKVGLRPRLARFPQDSTRDHWNQEHFRHFDFDVLLTNPPFAGDIQDSRILHQFDLAKKPNGKWQNKVGRDVLFIQRNLEFLKPGGRMAIVLPQGRMNNTTDKAIRDFIAEHARILAVVGLHGNTFKPHTGTKTSILFVQKWNDDKKAPPRLRCPRLDDYPVFFAVSQQGGKDNSGEYVYLGDGKGRHLYDLHGHPMVDHDLFNLRRYLGDQRKQRIALAHGEGPKREIEAEYTAKLPHVPDRPGIADAFREWGRKQGFAFCEDGEDE